Proteins found in one Acidobacteriota bacterium genomic segment:
- a CDS encoding M20/M25/M40 family metallo-hydrolase — translation MKKKSVIAAILLSCVFVFALAQTPAPPKPEDILKNLVRVEKVQAPPEAMKPGFDSITAKDSLAMLNYIASDLLEGREVGTRGYRLAADYAASLMALWNIKPAGDPLPMSGAGRGMGAMAPAGPAASAQKGYLQEFALKQITNPSARIGLEIRKGDTLATREFHQGVDFTSMSSTAGSITAPVVFAGYGITEKEIGYDDFRGLDVKGKIVLIFTEAPGKDNPASPFQKKELKDKYFPAQSPMMRGGGGFNKAREIAKLGPAAILQVQNTISDSQMFNSMSRPRPVDDSRPIIKRERRRLLIPGSAGTMPWEGSPTITISREMADAILDGAGLKIDDLQKKIESTGKSASMGLPGTRVTIENKVDASFVRCSNVIGYIEGSDPALKDEVVVIGAHYDHLGAWEDYVFNGADDNGSGSVGVLNIARAMALNPKKPKRTVVFALWTGEESGLLGSRYYVRNPAFPIEKTVAYLNMDMISRPYDAETFGRMARMFSFPGGEDVLKTIKVADFLPISFSQEGGFADIFRTVNNYVGLEVFLREASSEGGRGMGGSDHSSFAAVNVPWMFAITAMTSDYHQTSDSVEKVTGELIARVSRLVYATAYMLADK, via the coding sequence TTGAAGAAAAAATCCGTCATCGCCGCAATCCTTCTTTCCTGTGTTTTCGTTTTCGCCCTGGCCCAGACTCCGGCCCCGCCCAAACCCGAGGATATCCTGAAGAACCTCGTCCGGGTTGAAAAAGTCCAGGCGCCGCCCGAGGCCATGAAACCCGGATTCGATTCCATCACGGCCAAGGATTCCCTGGCCATGCTGAACTATATCGCCTCCGATCTTCTCGAAGGCCGCGAGGTCGGGACGCGCGGCTACCGCCTGGCGGCGGATTATGCCGCCTCTCTGATGGCGCTCTGGAACATCAAGCCGGCGGGCGATCCGCTTCCGATGTCGGGCGCCGGGCGCGGCATGGGAGCGATGGCGCCGGCCGGACCGGCCGCGTCCGCTCAGAAAGGCTATCTCCAGGAGTTCGCCCTCAAGCAGATCACGAATCCCTCCGCCCGGATCGGTCTTGAAATCCGCAAGGGTGATACGCTGGCCACGCGGGAATTCCATCAGGGCGTCGACTTCACCAGCATGTCCTCGACGGCCGGCTCGATCACGGCGCCCGTCGTTTTTGCCGGCTACGGAATCACGGAAAAGGAGATCGGCTACGACGATTTCCGGGGCCTCGACGTCAAAGGGAAGATCGTCCTGATCTTCACCGAAGCGCCCGGCAAGGACAATCCGGCCTCGCCCTTCCAGAAAAAAGAGCTCAAGGACAAGTATTTTCCGGCTCAATCGCCCATGATGCGGGGCGGCGGCGGGTTCAACAAGGCTCGCGAGATCGCCAAGCTCGGACCGGCGGCCATCCTTCAGGTTCAAAACACGATCTCCGACTCCCAGATGTTCAACAGCATGTCCCGGCCCCGTCCGGTCGACGACTCGCGCCCCATCATCAAGCGTGAAAGGCGGAGGCTGCTGATCCCCGGTTCCGCGGGAACGATGCCCTGGGAGGGCTCGCCCACGATCACGATCAGCCGGGAAATGGCCGACGCCATCCTGGACGGCGCCGGGTTGAAGATCGATGACCTTCAAAAGAAGATCGAATCGACCGGAAAGTCCGCCTCGATGGGCCTTCCGGGGACGCGCGTCACCATCGAAAACAAGGTCGATGCCTCGTTCGTCCGCTGTTCGAACGTCATCGGCTATATCGAAGGATCGGACCCCGCGCTCAAGGACGAAGTCGTCGTCATCGGTGCCCATTACGACCACCTCGGCGCCTGGGAGGATTATGTCTTCAACGGCGCCGACGACAACGGATCCGGCTCGGTCGGCGTGCTCAACATCGCCCGGGCCATGGCCCTCAATCCCAAAAAGCCCAAGCGGACGGTGGTCTTCGCCCTCTGGACCGGAGAAGAGAGCGGACTTCTCGGCTCCCGCTATTACGTGCGCAATCCGGCCTTCCCCATCGAAAAGACCGTGGCCTACCTCAACATGGACATGATCAGCCGTCCCTACGATGCCGAAACTTTTGGACGCATGGCCCGGATGTTCAGTTTCCCGGGCGGCGAGGACGTCCTGAAGACGATCAAGGTCGCCGATTTCCTGCCGATCTCCTTCTCTCAGGAGGGCGGCTTCGCGGACATTTTCCGGACGGTCAACAATTATGTGGGACTCGAAGTCTTCCTGCGCGAGGCCTCCAGTGAGGGCGGGCGCGGCATGGGCGGAAGCGACCACTCCTCCTTCGCCGCCGTCAACGTGCCCTGGATGTTCGCCATCACGGCCATGACCTCGGATTATCACCAGACGAGCGATTCCGTGGAGAAGGTGACCGGCGAGCTGATCGCCCGGGTCTCGCGCCTCGTCTACGCGACGGCCTACATGCTGGCCGATAAATAA